agttTATTTGTGAAACTTTATTTTGACATTTAGAACCAGAAAATCCTGAAATATGGTGTTCTAATACCAACTTTTATAGATGTTTTCTGTcatattatatttgattttcatgTAGGCCTTAAACTTTGAGAATTCAGGACCTCTAAATGTTTTGAACTTGCCAAGCCCTACACCACCTGGGAACTTTCCTTCATCTCAGCTCTTAGAATTAATACACAAAGTCTTTCCTAAATTCAGGTCAGAGAGTAGAGGGTGCACTCTATTTCTTACCCTCATGCCGAACACCATCTGGCTGTTCTTCCTGCTTAAATCTTGATGTCTGAGCCACACAATCTCATATTTAATCGTGCCCAATAAGCAGGAGTGTGATGTAATAATTAATATCCTTGATTTATCAGGAAAAGTCTGTGGGAGAAGGAGGTCTCTTGGACAACTGAGCAATTTATTTTACTTGAGGAAGTTTCCTCTCAGATACAGAAATGTCCTGTTTTCCTGTTGTGGTCTTTACCCCTGTcctgctttctgttgctgtggtaGAAGGCACAAATAAGGGTCAATGTGTGGGAACAGGAGTGTTTTGACTCAAGATCCACTTGGCTTCCTGAGTCTGCTGGGTTGCACCAAGTTCCCTAGGGTGAAGACCCAAGATGATTGCCAGGGACAAGGTGCCCATTCATTGGTCTTTGGCCCTTCCTTGGCTGGCCAATGAGAAAGGACATTTGTGAGGTGGGGACTGTCTGCCCCCATGAGTACTAGGCTCTTGAGGGAAGGCCTTCTCCTTCTCACATCCGTCCATATTGACTAAGTTGGTGGGTCTGATTCCATACCAGAGGGTAAGAGCAATTCTATTAAGTTCCAGGCTTGGGGGGCGGGAGATGACTGCCCAGCCTTAGCTGGGATGTGCCCAGGTTTTCCTGTCTGTCATAGTATAGAATTTGTTATGGGCAAAACCCAGGGGAAGGCAGAACTGGTCGAAGCAGACAGGCCTCAGAATTTTTTCTCAATTCTCCAGAActccaagagagaaagaattgTTCCTTCTGGCCAAAAATCCCAGTGCCATCTTGAATTTTCCTAATTCACTTGTGGGAGGATGCCTACTGAGAAAAAGGTTAAGGTCAGTGAATGGGAGGGCTTGTCCACAGATGGAGTCAGATTTGATAAAGGACAAGGGGTTAAATCACTTCTTAGCCTGACCAGGTACAGCAAAGGAATCAGCTTGTGCAGAAGCAGCTTGGGAAAAGTTAAGTAGAGGTTTGACCTCAGACTTGAGTTTAAAATTGGCTCTGCCACTTGATTCAGTTCAACAAAGATGGTTGGGTATGTGCTACTGGCCACACACTGGGTGGTTCATGAGATAAAAGATGAGTGTGATGTGTCCATTGTCTGTAGATTTGGGGATATCATAGCTATGGGGATATCTTGCCAGGCAATTGAGGGTTTCAAGTgaggtaaagagaaaaatagtcTGGGAAAGTTATAAGAAATCTCATTTTTGAAAGGTACTTTCTGAGAGGAGCGCCTGGATCTGCCTGATCTTTGCCAAGCCCAATCCTATTTGTCCCAGAGAGTGCTGCCTCTGAAGCTTCCTGGTGGTTTTCACCTGTAGAAGCGGTGGTCAGAGTGGGGTGGGCAGGGGTAGGGGATTTAGAAGTCAGAGCAGCCCCTCATGGATTAGAGGACACAGGTCGCCGATATGGAGATGTTCTGGCTTTTTAATCAAGCCTCATGCTTGattctgactcttttttttttttaatttttagagagagagagagagagagagagagagagagagagagagagagagagggattaatgtttaatatttactttttagtttttggcagacacaacatctttctttgtttatggtgctgaggatcaagcgcgctaccacttgagccacatccccagcccttgattctGATTCTTGATTTACTCCTCCGGACTGTTAGGAGTAAGGCTTGTTCTGTCTTGACTGGTTGGGGGCAGAATATCCTAGCAGAATATGGCCAAAGGAACACAGGGGTGCCAGCTTGGCTAATGGAGCTGAGCAGTAGAAAGAAAGCAAACCCTGCAGCTTCATCAGTGGCCCTCTGTTGTCACCCTTCCTTACATCTTGAGAAGTCTCAAGGAGAGACACCAGTCTTGCTTCTTGTCCTTTTTAAGGTGGTTGTAGGGACAAACTCTCTACTATCTGCTCACCAAATCAGAGGATCAGTACTCCAGGTACTTGGCTGAGGTCAGGAGTGATGTGTTTTGGAGATCAGGAGTGTTTAATTGGGAAAACTTCTTGGGGAGGGAGACTCATCCTAAAAATGCAGTGGAAGGATGTTTTGCTTTACCAGTTGCTTTAAGGTATGAGTGAATGAGCGTATGCACGTGTGTTTGTGTATGGGTGTGGCAAGCCTAGGAATACTGACATCTGTTTCAGGCTGAGTGAAAACTTTCAGGCAATTCTAGGAGCCAGACAGAGTTGAGTAGATTTATGATTCTACCATTTATCATCAGGCTTTATCATGCAAAATTGCCAATATTTTACTATTTCAAACTTTAAGAGTAGCAATTTCAAGCCACTTAACCAACTGTTGTGTGATATGAAGCCAGCATTTCAACCTCTTTGAGTCTGAGGGTCTCTTATAAAGTAGAGTACAAAGCGGGAGTATGGGAGGATGAAATAAAGTCAGATGATATGCCAAAGTGTTCTTGTGTACCTTATCTCACATGATGCCACTTAGCAGATTGGGAAACAGAGTCTGAAGGTCAGTGGTGGATGGTTTACCGGTTTGGAAGTTGTAACAGAGATTTCTCTGAGATAATTTcttttatctctatttctttatctCTAAAGTGTGGGTCAGTTTTCTTCCTTCAGGGAGCTCTTGTTAAGGTGAAAATAAATGATGTATAAACACTCCTCGCATGGTGTCTGGCTTCTGTGAGGATCTAATAAAtacttccctcttccttccctgcagTCTTCCCCTTTGAAAAACCAGGACAGTGAATAGATGATTTCTGAGGTCACTTTGGCTCTGGATGTGAAGATTTTGTGCACTGTTCTGTCTTTTCCTGCTGGAGCAGTTGGCACCAGTTTGGCAACCTCTTCCCCCATAGAGCTCTGTCTCTTGCTAGTCCCAAAGGGGATCCTGTCCTTGTATTTCACAAGATTATGCTGTTGCTATTGAAATTCCAGCAGGTCAAAGtggaatttctcttttatttttaacaggaaAATGAGAGATCATACTCTGGCCCCTTAAGATCCCAAGCACATCATGATCATCTCCTTATGAATTTAAAAGGGGAATGAACTCATTCCTGTGTACAGTTTGCCAGGAAGATCAAGCCAGTGTGGTGATTTTGGTTTCAAATTGTACTTTTGCTCTCATTTGCTTGTTATCCTTGGATAGAAATTACTGAATCTCTCTAATTGTTGGATTTCTCTTGTGACAATCGAGTTCTATCTCCTAGCATTGTGGGTGAAATGAGAAAAGAGTAGAGGAAATGgacaggggagaggaaggagggaaaggcgaaatactggggaatgatattggccaaagtataTTGCTATATTATGTGACTGAACATACATGTAATAACAAAACCCAACATATGTATAATTCTAATGCACcagtaaaagaaaatgatgggGAGAAGGGAAATGGATATGTAAAAGTGgtccaaaaatatttgtttacttcTCTTCTCTCACTTACTGTAGAGCACTTTATAtgttcataaaatactttttcatGCTTTCTACCAACTGGTTTTCATAACAATATTGTGAAATAGGCTAGGTAAGAATTAATATCCCACATTTATAGACAAAGTGCATGAAGTCGGAAAGGTGGGTAGGAGAAGTAAGACACCCAGAGAgtgaggaggagcctgggggagaAGCCAGGTCTCCTGCTTCATAATTTGCAGGCCAGGTCTTTCCACACTATCCTCTGTCATCCCCACTCCATGGGGAAGAATACTAAAGGGAAGGTATGTGACTGCAATGCTTTCCCTCCTGGGCTACGTTGAAGAACTGTCTGTTATTGGGATCCAGAGGACCGGAGTTTGACTTCCAGATCCTCTGTGTTTAATTCTGggatcttgggcaagtcacttaacctctcgtTTTCTCACTCCAAAATGGACTCAGTCATaactgacatttattgagcactgacATGTACCAAACCAACGTTCTAGGTCATTAAATCCTCCAACAAACTTGAAAGATTATAACACATTAAGGGTAAGAACAAATACTTGGCACTTAGGTACTAAGATTGTAGAGTCTGTGCTTCTTATTCTACCCCATACTGTCTCTCAAGATGGTTGTGAGAATTAAGAGAGACATTACATGAGGTAGGGACTTTACAGGTAATATTTTCCACAGGCAAAGGATTATAAGCAGTCCTAGGATTTAGCTTTATGACCCATGTAAGTTTTTCTTTATAGGTATGATTAAGTCTTAGATTAATCCTTAGTTTCATTTAATAATGTTTTCCCCATAGAAACAGACGTTTTTGGAAATCAAAGCATAACAATTCTTTATCTAAACAAAGAATACAaatagttttgtaattttttttgaaaatgaggCATCTTTACATTGACTTTCAGTAGTTATCAACTGCTCATTTTTCATCTAGAATTAGGTTGGAATGCAGCCTTCTTCAATTAGACTCTTCTCTCAGCATCAGAAACGTCCTGATGTCctcattcctttctcttcccttttctgcaCCTCTACCTATGCCACCCTCAGAGGACTCAGACTGATTACATCTGTAACTGGAGAAAGCTGTCCATAACACTCAAGTGTTGGAGACAGATCATGTTCCCTTGGGTTAGGAGAACAGGATCTCAAGGGGCGGAGTCAGAGAATTGTCTTTGCATTTCCTCCAAGCATTTGGGGTAGACCACCAACCCACCTTTTATCTTTAGGTGCCTCCTCTAGTTTGCACATTCTGGActctctcctcctgtctcccTATGGAAAGAGCCGCACATatatttctttcctcatttctgCAGAACACAAGGATAAAGCCAAAGTTCTGAGTTTTATTGGTCAAGTTGTAAGAAGAGAGGGCAGGCATGCCAAATAGTGGGAAAGCTTAAAGACACATGAAATCTTAAGTTCAGAACAAGCACCTCCTGAAACATACAGGGGGCTTTGCTGGTCTCTTCTTGGCTTCTCCTCTAATTCACTTCTTTCTTCTAATCTTGAGACATACCAACCTTGAGCTACCTCTCATTTTGTTTCCGGCACTTTCCCAAGTCCTCCAAATTCAGCAGAGGGCGATCAAGGCACATACAGATGAGAAAAGGAGTATTGAAGGAGACTTATGACCCCTAAGAAGCGGCCACGGTCTCTGTGGCTCTTGTTTGTCActgtccctctccttctcctATCTGTCTGCCAGTCTCGTTCTCAATTCTGACtttacttataaaattataatagaaCCTGATATTTGATAAATGATGCATCAGATCCAAAGAGAGGGAAATGTTAATTTAATTAAAGGAGCTTAAATAGTTGGTCTTCAAATGGGCGAAAAAATCATTGAATATCTGGGATCACAGCTTACATCAAGACAAAACCAAAGATGAAGTAGAGAAGGAAACTTTCAATATATCAAATGataggaaaaatagaagaaaatcaaatatttaccCAATCACAACTTTGATAAGGACTATTTAACACctggaaacaaagaaaactatCTATAGAATTATCTATGTAAAAACTAAACCTTCTATATAAATAGAAATTAGGATAAACAGAAGGATAATCTAATACCGGAAAAAACAGTCCCAGCATATATGGCAAAGTGTTGATACAAAGAGCTCACACATGTTGATTCTGTAAACATTATGTTCATGATAAATTGAGTAACAAAGCTATCTGAATAAGGAAATTAAATTAGGAAATAGACCAGGCACTGTGGCGTATGCTGGTAAATCCCAGCAGATTTGGAGGTGGGGagtaggcaggaggatcacaggttcaagccagcctcaacaacttaatgaggcactaagcaacttagagagattttgtctcaaaaataaataaataaataaataaataaagaggactggggcTGTTGCTCCATgtttaagcgcccctgggttcaatctcgggtaccaaaaaaaaaaaaaaattaggaaataggACTTTAATAAAATGTACAACTCATTAATGACTCAAGGATGCAAAATATAGCAGCGAGATACCATTTCTTTTGCTCACTAAactaacaacaagaaaaaaagtgtttttcgTGATAATATTCAAAGCTGGTCCTTTTATATACATGCTAACATGCTACTGGACATTCTTTAAGTATAGGAATGTATATCAagatacttgaaaaaaatgttcatcattctTTGTCCAGTAACTTCTAGAAATATGTTATATTGGAATAATTATTGGAGGGAAAGTCATATACCTATtggtatttaaaatatcatttaaaaatgatatgcaatattatttattacagaatataaaatgacattttaaaggaatttaaacTGAAAGTTCTCCCAAAATAGAATGGTCAAGTATATTTTTGTCAAGTCCCCATGGATGGATTAGCATTCAGAAAGGGTGgttataaaaactataaaatgataaaacaaatatAGAAGAGTAAATTTCTGTGTAAAGTATAACttctactatttaaaaataaacagggaggggctggggatatagctcagttggtagagtgtttgccttgcatgcacagggccttgggttcaatcctcagcaacacacacacacacacacacacacacacaaataaaataaaataaaataataaaaataaacagaaattcttggtgttagaaattattttcttttctgcaatTTCTAAAAAGCTTATGAAACACATATACGCATGCATATATGTGTACtcacaatacaaatatatatataagcacacatacatacatatatgatacAGATGAAAAATGAGTTGGTTGTGCCACATGAAGAGGGCAGCAGAGTGCCCCAGGTAAAAGGGTGTAGAAGTGGTATTCCAGATACCATGCAAATCTGATGTAAGATTGCCAATCAGGGTCTTTCCTACATTCTTCACAGAGAAGCaatttattctaaaaacaaaTCTTATTCTGAAGCTTCATGTAGTATAGGAGAGACCAGCAAATTCATGAAAAACAGTGAGTCTTCAGTAAAACAAGGACATTTCATTTAGAATCAGACCTTTGTAATTCACCACTTTATCTCACAGAGGATTTTAGTGATGCCTCTAATCCAGGATCCTAGAACCTATTTCCTACCCAGCCATTCTTTCTTCTAACTCCTTGtttagagaaaaatggaaagacaaagaCCCTGGATACCAGATGTGGCATCTAAGATCATTCAATGATGATCTCTCAGACTCTGGGAGGGAACCAAAGTCCATAAGGAGCCTGAATAAGGCCCTCTTCTGGGAGGGGGCCATGGAAGGTTGATTCTGGGACCCAAAGGCCCTTAGACACCTATCCTACTTGAGCTCTCTGCTAGGACTCCCAGAATACACATTTTAATACACTCCACcgtccctccttccttttctcttctttctttttctctttctttctcttcccctctctaattctctctttttctttcttttgttataaaaatatttatttggtttctgCTCTGTGTTTGCAAAATATTAGACTTGCCCGATGGTGTCTGTTTAATGGAAAAACAGGTGAGCAAAATAGGAATTATAGTAGAGTGCAAAAAAGGGTAATAATAGAGGTAAGACAGGAAACTGGGGGAACAGAGGAGGAACAACCAACCCAGATTAGAGAGGGAGGACGGGAggacttcctgaaggaagtgacatACAAACTGTGTCCTGAAGGCTGAGTAGGGTTTGGGAAGTGAGGAGGGATAGGTATGTGGCCCAGGCAAAGGATCAGTAGATGTCCTCATAGGACAACACATCTCTGGTTGTCTGATTAGTTTAAGGTGAGGCTCTGTGTATACATGTACCAAATGGCCAAATATATGACCcaggagaggggaagaggaagaaagagaagtgtggggagaaagaagaaggaatagtcacagaaaatgagagaaaaggaaggagaaaagaagaagaagaagaagggagacAAGGAGAGAGAAGTTGGTTGAGAGGACAGATATGAGTCATCATTCTTGGAAAACTCAAGAGTGGTGATTGGCCAGCTGCCTCTTGGAGCATTCCCTGAACCTGGTCCTGTGCTCAGATATGGGGAATTTGAAGAGAGTCAACCCGGTCATCATGGACTCACACTCCTGCTGAGGAAAGGAAACTTCGTACAGGGAATAATGCTAAGCATTGCAAATTTGGGGATAGAAAGAGATCAAGGTAGGTTTAAATAGTCAAGAAAATCTTGACAGTTCTTGGAGTGGACCCTGCTGAGATGGTTTAAGTGCTACACATTCCCGACTGGGGGTGCTATCGTGGGGACTGCCTCTCCCATGGCTGACAGTGTCCATGTTGATTTCAGGACTCAGGATGCTGTTGCTGCAAGCCCTTCTACTGCTATTAGGCCTGCTTAGTCATGCCCAGGATGTTACTACTGAAGGGCCAGGAGCCCTGCTTCCCATGCCCAAGGGGGCCTGTGCAGGTTGGATGGCAGGCATCCCAGGGCATCCTGGTCATAATGGAACCCCAGGCCGTGATGGAAGAGATGGCACCCCTGGTGAGAAGGGTGAGAAGGGAGATGCAGGTAAGAACAAggttttttgtttccttcatcATTCCTGGGTAGAGGAGGGTCTCCAGGGCTACATGAGAGCACTAGTTATTACTTAAGGCCTAGACACGGGAAAGATGCAGCACTTTTTTGTTATGTGACCATTAAGCAGCCTGGAATGGATTTTGAGTTGGACGTCCAGGGGAGAGACAAAGTGGTACCTTTAAATCCAAATTTCCTTGACTCCGTTCCACTTGCATCTCCTTCCTTGTCCCTTTTCCCATCCTCACCCTCAATCTTATTCCCAAAATGTTCacttttcctattcttttctcATTCATTCCTGTTTCTTCCAGCAGCATTCTTCCAGCAGTATTCAACTGCATACTCTCCAATGTTCTCCATAAGTTTCAGAGAACTCTTGGTTTTGTTAAGAGGATAACTCTAACGTACAATACTCTGTTACGGGTTACTACAAGAAAGCCAAACTGAATGTAAACAAGTGTACAAAGTGTGGAACACAGAGAAAATATGCTCAATGAAGATCTGGATTAATATGAAATTTCTTTGAGAAGGCAGGATTTGAGTCAGACCTTGAAAGATGTGTAGGCGGAATAGAGGAAGAGGGCATCATGAACAGAGCAGATAGAGGGCAAAACTGTAATTGGTTGAGCCAGTGTACTAAGGGTTAAAAGGTAGAGAGTCTATGATGGAAACTTATAGGAGATAAGGTTGGAGATTTATTTGTGAGAACCCGCTGGGCTCTGGGACATGTACAAAGAGCAGGTGACATTTCTTCTTGTTCTGTCAGGCAGGCTGTGGGTGGAGGTCCCAGGGACAGTGGTTTTAGCTGGACGAAACCTAGACAAGAGCTCCATTTCCTGTGGTCACTGAAATTGTCTCATTCTCTAGGTCTTGTTGGTCCTAAGGGTGACACTGGTGAAATTGGAGTGACTGGGCCTGAAGGTCCTCGAGGCTTTCCAGGAATCCCAGGCAGGAAAGGAGAACCTGGAGAAGGTGCTTATGTATACCGGTCAGCATTCAGTGTGGGACTGGAAACCAAGGACACTATCCCCAATGTTCCCATTCGTTTTACCAAGATCTTCTACAATCAGCAAAACCACTATGATGGCACCACTGGCAAATTCCACTGCAACATTCCTGGGCTGTACTACTTCTCCTACCATATCACTGTCTACATGAAGGATGTGAAGGTCAGCCTCTTCAAGAAGGACAAAGCTACGCTCTTCACCTATGACCAGTACCAGGACAAGAATGTGGACCAGGCCTCTGGCTCTGTGCTCCTTCATCTGGAGGTGGGCGATCAAGTCTGGCTTCAGGTGTATGGGGATGGAGAACATAATGGAGTCTATGCTGACAATGTTAATGACTCTACCTTCACAGGATTTCTTCTCTACCATGACACCAACTGATCACTACTCACTCTGAGCCTCCACCAGACCCAACAGTCAAAAAGTCAATTAAAGAACAGTCAACAGCTTTCAGCATAGCAAAGAGATTGATTTTATTGTTCAGTATgagaattttaaacattattgGTCCATTTACTCATTAGTTAATTAATTAGGATAGGATTTGGTTATGTGGAGAGAATGAGGTGGAATTAATTTTCACAAAGGTCATGTACTGTGTTTCTAGTCTTGAAGATGATATGATTCCTGGCCTCCAGGATCTCTTATGTAGtattaataatagaataataataacaagtaCTGAGGGAGTATCACCCTGTAATGACTGCCAAGAAGTAGGTGACAATGCTATTTTGTGCCCACTGTGTCTCCTGACATTCATGCCAATCCTATAAAGTATACAGGAAAGACACTAATCTCCTCTTTTTACAGTTGGGGTCCTGAGGTTGAGAATTAAGTGGCAGAGTtaaaaatcaaacccagagccttggacTTTTCTTACCAGACTGTTTTCCCTTGTAGAAGAACATGGCCTCTTTGGAGTGTTGGTATGGGTCTGTTTCCCACCTCACCTAAGGATCTCTGAATTCCTCTTCATCAGGTCAAATCTACTCCCAGCAGAGCTCCCTCAGAGAAGGTGGTTGGTTCTATGGTAGGTCCCATTCCAGCGGGACCACACAATGGCTTCTGAACTACTCTGTACTTgttcttctctgtctctcctcatgctcttctttccACCTAAGAAAACTGCTTCCATCTCCAAATGTTTAATTCTTCCCTGTTCCTCAAGTCCACCTAGATAGGAGCTTCTTTAGTGACCTCTGTTTCTTGCAAACTTTCCTTGCACACAGTACTTTCTGTGTCCCTCTGTTTTACCATCAATGAGTGTCCTGGATGTGGGAGGCATCCTCACTCAAACTAGGGGCAACTGCCTGGTAAGGGCTTCCCTCACCCATGAATCCCCTTGCAGGTCCTTGATAAATGCCTGATGAAGACTGATCTCTTGAATCTCATATGTACCCAGAATTAATTCCACCTCATTCTCTTCATATAACCAAAGCTTCATCTGTAGAAATATCTTTAATTTAGGAATTCCCTGGTTTTAAGCACCAAATCCTTACTCAAATAGATAGCTTAAACCTTTCCCATCAGAGAAAGGGTGATTATGCTTTACAGAACTTAAAGAATTCTCCTTCAAAAAGATAACTTGAGCCTGAAATGCAAAATGCAGGGAGGAATTTGGAAACCATTCTTTCTATGGGTACTGTCAAGGCTGGGGATGACTTGGGCCtcctgaatttattatttttattttttattttattttttaagaaatataggCGGTTGATGGTGGCTTTAGGAAAAGTAATTATAGCGTGTGTATTAATATAGGAATGGAAAACCCATTTTTGCCTACAGTTTTAAGTTCTGGATGATTCCCTTTTATATGTATGTTGTTTTCATTAAGtggttattttgaaaaaaataagacaaaaaataagacaaagctttgttttttaaagtacttgcatatcattattttctacaaataaaatTGTTATCTAACATTAAAAGTAAAAGCACTTGCTGCATGTgaagtgtgtttttatttctggAGGAAGGAATGTGGTTTAAAAAGGGATGAACTTTGGGTTAGTTAGGACACAATATTGTGAATAATAGACTAAcacaaggaaaattaaaaaaaaaagtttttcttttttggatagaaAATACCAGAGCTAAcacaaggaaaattaaaaaaaaaaagtttttcttttttggatagaaAATACCAGAGCTATCCTGTTTTAGATAAGGAAGCAATTGTCccttttatttatctgttctttCTCTGTACCTTCTATAGTGAGGCTTCACTCTCAGGAGCTGCAGAGTATAGTTTGAGGCTCTGCCTCACACGTCAAGAAGGAATTagcagggttggggttgtagacCAGTAGTAgtgtgcttgactagcatgctcaaggccttgggtttaatccccaatactgctAAAAATGCACAACCAAACCCCCAAACCATAGCCTG
This window of the Ictidomys tridecemlineatus isolate mIctTri1 chromosome 3, mIctTri1.hap1, whole genome shotgun sequence genome carries:
- the Adipoq gene encoding adiponectin — encoded protein: MLLLQALLLLLGLLSHAQDVTTEGPGALLPMPKGACAGWMAGIPGHPGHNGTPGRDGRDGTPGEKGEKGDAGLVGPKGDTGEIGVTGPEGPRGFPGIPGRKGEPGEGAYVYRSAFSVGLETKDTIPNVPIRFTKIFYNQQNHYDGTTGKFHCNIPGLYYFSYHITVYMKDVKVSLFKKDKATLFTYDQYQDKNVDQASGSVLLHLEVGDQVWLQVYGDGEHNGVYADNVNDSTFTGFLLYHDTN